The Vibrio navarrensis genome has a segment encoding these proteins:
- a CDS encoding error-prone DNA polymerase: protein MLYAELFCQSNFSFLTGASHPEELVLQADFLRYHAIAITDECSLAGVVRAHTAIKEHQLNIRQIVGSMFWLSGECQCLLLCPDRLAYAELCRIITNARRRCTKGEYQLSEWDLMAAKHCLILWLPCGKSRDLHWGRWLQRHHTSRLWIGLQRHLHHDDQTYREHCLSLAKELNLPITACGGVLMHHSERLPLQHTLTAIRQGCAVEELGADRLTNAERSLRDAGKLQKLFKAEWLAESVQIAKRCTFSLDELRYQYPSELIPDGFTPDGYLQHLVHAGKYRRFPNGVPAHIEETISKELALIKELQYAFFFLTIHDIVMFAKRQNILYQGRGSAANSVVCYCLEITSVDPRQISVLFERFISKERNEPPDIDVDFEHERREEVIQYVYRKYGRERAAIAATVITYRFKSALREVGKALGLEETQLEFFIKNINRRDRSLGWQAQIVELGLKPDSLKGQHFIHLVNEIIGFPRHLSQHVGGFVISASPLYELVPVENAAMPARTIIQWDKDDLESLRLLKVDILALGMLTAIRRCFQSIQHHYHRTLSLAEITRLQDDPQVYKMIQRADTIGVFQIESRAQMSMLPRLKPANYYDLVIQIAIVRPGPIQGDMVHPFLKRRRKEEAVTYPSKEVQAVLERTLGVPIFQEQVIKLAMVAAGFSGGEADQLRRAMAAWKKNGSVFKFKSKLINGMLERGYEAQFAERIFEQICGFGEYGFPESHSASFAVLAYCSAWLKHYYPAEFYTALLNSLPMGFYSASQLIQDAQRHGIEVLPVCVNGSEKQHTLVRVGQRPLAIRLGLSLVKGLSEEGIRRLIQHRPAQGYQTINTIKQTLNHQRDMESLASANALHSISGNRYQTRWQVMDSLSDLPLFSSMVSADHSLHSTPSDYQNLIEDFASTGVSLGQHPITMLSRAGILPKFVRCQELSQLSHRSAVTVAGLVTGRQAPGTATGVTFVTLEDDTGNINVVVWQATARAQKHAYLSAKALIVKGILEREGEVIHVIAGKLIDLTPHLTELSTHSRDFH, encoded by the coding sequence ATGCTTTACGCCGAACTTTTTTGCCAAAGTAACTTCTCTTTCCTCACTGGCGCTTCGCATCCAGAAGAACTGGTTTTACAAGCGGATTTTCTCCGTTATCACGCCATTGCCATCACCGATGAATGCTCACTAGCCGGTGTCGTGCGAGCTCATACCGCGATCAAAGAGCATCAACTCAACATCCGTCAGATAGTTGGCAGCATGTTTTGGTTAAGCGGTGAGTGCCAATGCCTGTTGTTGTGCCCGGACCGCCTTGCGTACGCTGAGTTATGCCGGATTATTACTAACGCCAGAAGGCGCTGCACTAAAGGAGAATATCAGTTATCGGAGTGGGACTTGATGGCTGCCAAGCACTGTTTGATCCTTTGGTTGCCTTGTGGGAAAAGCCGCGATCTGCATTGGGGAAGATGGTTGCAACGCCACCATACTTCCCGGCTCTGGATCGGGTTGCAAAGACATCTGCATCATGACGACCAAACGTACCGCGAGCATTGTCTATCTCTAGCCAAAGAGCTCAATCTACCTATCACGGCTTGTGGCGGCGTACTCATGCATCACAGCGAACGTTTGCCCTTGCAACACACCTTAACGGCCATTCGCCAAGGCTGTGCTGTCGAAGAGCTGGGGGCGGATAGATTAACCAATGCCGAGCGCAGTTTGCGCGACGCAGGGAAACTGCAAAAACTTTTCAAAGCCGAATGGCTAGCCGAAAGTGTACAGATTGCTAAACGCTGTACCTTCAGCCTTGACGAGCTGAGATATCAATACCCAAGTGAACTGATCCCTGATGGCTTTACCCCCGACGGCTATTTACAGCACCTCGTCCATGCGGGCAAATACCGCCGTTTTCCCAACGGCGTACCTGCTCATATCGAGGAGACCATTAGCAAAGAATTGGCATTAATCAAAGAGCTCCAATACGCCTTTTTCTTCCTCACTATTCACGACATCGTGATGTTTGCCAAACGGCAGAACATTCTTTATCAAGGCCGGGGCTCAGCCGCGAATTCTGTCGTTTGTTATTGCTTGGAAATTACCTCGGTCGATCCTCGTCAAATCTCAGTCTTGTTCGAACGTTTTATCAGCAAAGAACGCAATGAACCGCCTGATATTGACGTCGATTTTGAACATGAACGCCGCGAAGAAGTTATCCAATACGTTTACCGCAAATACGGTCGAGAGCGAGCAGCGATAGCTGCAACCGTGATCACCTACCGCTTCAAAAGCGCGCTACGAGAAGTGGGCAAAGCACTTGGGCTTGAAGAGACTCAGCTAGAGTTTTTTATTAAAAACATTAATCGCCGCGATCGCTCGCTCGGCTGGCAAGCACAAATTGTTGAGCTTGGTCTCAAGCCTGATTCACTCAAAGGGCAGCATTTTATTCACTTGGTTAACGAGATTATTGGCTTTCCCAGACACCTCTCTCAGCATGTGGGCGGCTTTGTCATCTCCGCAAGCCCACTGTATGAGCTGGTACCGGTGGAAAACGCGGCTATGCCGGCAAGAACGATCATTCAATGGGATAAAGACGATCTTGAAAGCCTGCGGCTACTGAAGGTCGACATACTGGCGCTAGGCATGCTGACGGCGATCCGACGCTGCTTTCAATCGATTCAACATCACTACCACCGTACGCTTTCCCTCGCCGAGATCACCCGCCTGCAAGACGATCCTCAGGTGTACAAGATGATCCAACGTGCTGATACGATTGGTGTCTTCCAGATTGAATCACGCGCTCAAATGAGCATGCTGCCACGCTTAAAACCAGCCAATTATTATGACTTGGTGATCCAAATTGCGATAGTTCGCCCAGGGCCAATCCAAGGGGATATGGTCCACCCATTTTTAAAACGGCGGCGCAAAGAAGAAGCCGTGACTTACCCATCCAAAGAGGTACAAGCGGTATTAGAACGCACTTTAGGTGTGCCAATATTTCAAGAGCAAGTGATCAAACTGGCGATGGTCGCCGCAGGCTTTAGCGGCGGTGAAGCAGACCAGCTACGTCGTGCGATGGCCGCTTGGAAGAAAAATGGTAGCGTGTTCAAATTTAAATCGAAACTTATCAATGGCATGCTTGAGCGCGGCTATGAAGCGCAATTTGCCGAACGAATTTTTGAACAAATTTGCGGCTTTGGCGAGTATGGCTTTCCTGAAAGTCATTCTGCCTCTTTTGCGGTACTCGCCTACTGCTCCGCCTGGCTCAAACATTACTACCCTGCTGAATTTTATACGGCTTTACTCAACAGCTTACCGATGGGTTTTTACAGTGCATCACAACTTATTCAAGATGCGCAGCGACATGGTATCGAGGTGTTGCCTGTGTGCGTTAACGGCTCTGAAAAGCAGCACACTCTCGTACGTGTTGGGCAAAGGCCGCTTGCGATTCGCTTAGGGCTGAGTCTAGTCAAAGGGCTGAGCGAAGAAGGAATCCGTCGGCTGATCCAGCACCGCCCGGCACAAGGTTACCAGACGATCAATACGATCAAGCAGACACTTAATCACCAGCGAGATATGGAAAGTTTGGCTTCGGCCAACGCACTGCACAGCATTTCTGGAAATCGCTATCAGACTCGCTGGCAAGTGATGGATTCATTGAGCGACTTACCCCTATTTTCCAGCATGGTGAGTGCTGACCACTCGCTTCACTCCACGCCGAGTGACTACCAGAATTTGATTGAAGATTTTGCATCCACGGGCGTTTCTCTTGGCCAACATCCCATCACTATGCTGTCACGGGCCGGAATTTTGCCCAAATTCGTACGTTGTCAGGAGCTAAGCCAGCTTTCCCATCGCTCTGCCGTGACCGTCGCAGGTTTAGTAACGGGTCGCCAAGCACCGGGCACCGCGACGGGCGTGACTTTTGTCACCTTGGAAGATGATACTGGCAATATTAACGTGGTCGTTTGGCAAGCCACCGCAAGAGCGCAAAAGCACGCTTATCTTTCTGCAAAGGCGCTGATAGTGAAAGGCATTTTAGAAAGAGAGGGCGAGGTCATTCATGTGATTGCAGGCAAGCTCATCGACCTGACACCACATCTGACAGAACTGAGTACTCACTCGCGTGACTTTCACTAA
- a CDS encoding chemotaxis protein CheV: MSGVLNTVDQRTNLVGENRLELLLFSLNSRQLFAINVFKVKEVMKVPPLTKLPGAHYNIRGVASLRGEPVPVIDLRRSIGFPPSQMAGQEENLIITEYNRTVQGFLVGQVRNIINTAWTEIQPPPKTSGRSNYLTAITQVKEGDKTQIVEIIDVEKVLAEIIDYDVSISEEVLDEKLVKNMVGRNVLVVDDSSTARNQIRDTLSQLGLNIIECRDGLEALRLLKSWCDEGKDLTKELLLMITDAEMPEMDGYKLTHEVRSDPRMAKLFITLNTSLSGSFNEAMVKKVGCDRFISKFQPDLLVEVAQDRLREIL; this comes from the coding sequence ATGTCTGGAGTTTTAAATACTGTAGACCAGCGAACCAATCTGGTCGGCGAAAACCGTCTGGAGCTTTTGCTGTTCAGTTTGAATAGCCGTCAGTTATTTGCAATTAACGTGTTTAAAGTGAAAGAGGTGATGAAAGTGCCTCCTCTCACTAAATTGCCTGGCGCGCATTACAACATTCGCGGTGTCGCATCGCTGCGTGGCGAGCCTGTGCCTGTCATTGACCTAAGACGCTCTATCGGTTTTCCACCTTCGCAAATGGCCGGTCAAGAAGAAAACCTGATCATTACGGAGTACAACCGTACGGTGCAAGGCTTTTTGGTAGGACAGGTGCGTAACATTATTAACACCGCGTGGACCGAAATTCAGCCGCCGCCAAAAACGTCTGGACGCAGTAATTACCTAACCGCCATTACGCAAGTGAAAGAGGGCGACAAAACCCAGATTGTCGAAATCATCGACGTGGAAAAAGTACTGGCGGAAATTATCGACTATGACGTATCCATCTCAGAGGAAGTGCTTGATGAGAAGCTGGTCAAAAACATGGTTGGGCGCAATGTGTTGGTGGTGGATGACTCTTCAACCGCGCGTAACCAGATCCGCGATACACTCTCGCAGCTCGGTCTGAATATTATTGAGTGCCGTGATGGCCTCGAAGCGCTGAGATTATTGAAATCTTGGTGTGATGAAGGTAAAGATTTGACCAAGGAACTGCTGTTGATGATTACCGACGCGGAAATGCCGGAAATGGATGGCTATAAGCTGACACACGAAGTGCGAAGCGATCCAAGAATGGCCAAACTCTTCATCACCTTAAACACATCACTCAGTGGCAGTTTTAATGAAGCTATGGTGAAGAAAGTGGGTTGTGACCGCTTCATCTCCAAGTTCCAGCCAGACTTGCTGGTGGAAGTCGCGCAAGACCGCTTGAGAGAAATCTTATAA
- the mlc gene encoding sugar metabolism global transcriptional regulator Mlc, translated as MYMAQPGHIDHIKQINAGRVYKLIDLKGPISRIDLSKESQLAPASITKITRELIEAHLVHETTVQEANSRGRPAVGLQVNNAGWQFLSMRLGRGYLTIALHELGGEVLIDTKIDIHERDQEDVLARLLHEIEEFFQTYAEQLDRVTSIAITLPGLVNSEQGIVLQMPHYNVENLALGPEIYKATGLPVFIANDTRAWALAEKLFGHSQENENSVLISIHHGLGAGIILDGRVLQGRHGNIGELGHIQIDPNGRQCHCGNRGCLETVASSQAIRQEVFERIAQGEESILSGMEEITIESVCEAAANGDPLCVAVIEKLGRYLGSAIAIVINLFNPEKILIGGVINQAKDVLYPSIRQCIEEQSLPVYHQDLELVESRFYKQATMPGAALIKQALYDGLLLMKVVEG; from the coding sequence ATGTACATGGCTCAACCGGGCCATATTGATCATATCAAACAGATCAATGCTGGTCGTGTATATAAACTGATTGATCTCAAAGGGCCAATTTCTCGGATAGACCTATCCAAAGAAAGTCAACTGGCACCAGCGAGCATCACAAAAATCACCCGCGAGTTGATCGAAGCGCATCTTGTGCATGAAACAACAGTGCAGGAAGCGAACAGCCGTGGGCGCCCGGCGGTTGGGCTTCAGGTAAATAATGCTGGTTGGCAATTTCTCTCGATGCGGTTAGGCCGCGGCTATCTGACGATTGCACTCCACGAGTTGGGTGGCGAAGTACTTATTGATACCAAAATTGATATTCATGAACGCGATCAAGAGGATGTGTTAGCTCGCCTCCTACACGAAATCGAAGAATTCTTTCAAACGTATGCAGAGCAGCTCGATCGAGTCACCAGTATAGCGATTACGCTACCTGGCTTGGTCAATTCTGAGCAAGGTATTGTGCTGCAAATGCCCCATTACAATGTTGAAAATCTCGCATTGGGCCCTGAAATTTATAAAGCCACCGGATTACCTGTTTTTATCGCTAATGACACCCGCGCTTGGGCGTTGGCCGAAAAATTATTTGGCCACTCGCAAGAAAATGAGAACTCTGTATTGATTTCGATTCACCACGGTCTTGGCGCTGGGATCATCCTAGACGGTCGAGTACTGCAAGGACGGCATGGCAACATTGGTGAGTTGGGTCATATTCAGATAGATCCCAACGGTCGTCAGTGCCATTGTGGCAACCGAGGCTGTTTAGAGACGGTGGCCAGTTCACAAGCCATACGCCAAGAGGTGTTTGAACGTATCGCTCAGGGAGAAGAATCCATTTTGTCTGGCATGGAAGAGATCACCATTGAGAGCGTGTGTGAAGCGGCGGCGAATGGCGATCCGCTGTGTGTCGCTGTGATTGAGAAACTTGGCCGCTATTTGGGCTCAGCGATTGCTATCGTCATTAACTTATTTAACCCAGAAAAAATTCTTATTGGCGGAGTCATTAACCAAGCCAAAGACGTACTCTATCCCTCGATTCGCCAATGTATTGAAGAGCAAAGCCTGCCCGTTTATCACCAAGATCTTGAGTTAGTCGAATCACGCTTTTATAAGCAAGCGACCATGCCTGGGGCGGCGTTAATTAAACAAGCGCTATACGATGGTTTACTGTTAATGAAGGTCGTCGAAGGTTAA
- the pyk gene encoding pyruvate kinase, translating into MTSKLRRTKIVTTLGPSTDKGNNLEEIIRAGANVVRMNFSHGSTEDHKKRAEKVRTIAAKLGKQVAILGDLQGPKIRVSTFKEGKIELNVGDRFTLDSDLPKGEGDQYSVGLDYKALPRDVGPNDILLLDDGRVQLQVLNVEGNRVHTEVIVGGPLSNNKGINKKGGGLSADALTEKDKQDILTAAEIQVDYLAISFPRNGEDMNYARRLARDAGLEAKLVAKVERAETVKNDENIDDIIMASDVIMVARGDLGVEIGDPELIGVQKKLIRRSKELNRVVITATQMMESMIENPMPTRAEVMDVANAVLDGTDAVMLSGETAAGKYPVETVRSMAEVCIGAEKMIEAGTQNYRIDKSFATAEETIAMSTIYAANHMEGVKAMVTLTESGRTALMTSRLNSLLPIFALSPNERTLNRCSLYRGVTPVFFDTKVETGFDVALAALNTLRKKKLLEFGDLVIITQGDIMDVEGSTNCMRILPVFE; encoded by the coding sequence ATGACCAGCAAGCTTAGAAGAACAAAAATTGTCACTACATTAGGCCCTTCAACTGACAAAGGTAATAATTTGGAAGAGATAATCCGCGCAGGAGCCAACGTAGTGCGCATGAATTTCTCACACGGTAGTACAGAAGATCACAAAAAACGTGCGGAAAAAGTGCGAACCATTGCGGCAAAATTAGGCAAACAGGTGGCGATTTTGGGTGATTTGCAAGGCCCAAAAATTCGGGTATCGACGTTTAAAGAAGGCAAAATAGAACTCAATGTCGGCGATCGATTTACGTTAGACAGCGACCTACCCAAAGGCGAAGGGGATCAATACTCGGTCGGTTTGGATTATAAAGCCTTACCAAGAGATGTTGGACCAAATGACATTCTGCTACTGGATGATGGCAGAGTTCAATTACAAGTACTAAACGTCGAGGGCAATCGGGTTCATACCGAAGTCATTGTCGGCGGACCGCTCTCCAACAACAAAGGCATCAACAAAAAAGGCGGCGGTTTATCGGCTGATGCACTCACCGAAAAAGACAAACAAGACATCCTAACGGCCGCTGAAATCCAAGTGGATTACTTAGCCATCTCGTTTCCTCGCAATGGCGAAGACATGAATTATGCCAGACGCCTCGCTCGGGATGCCGGATTAGAAGCCAAGCTGGTGGCTAAAGTGGAGCGGGCTGAAACAGTTAAGAATGACGAAAACATTGATGACATCATCATGGCTTCCGATGTGATCATGGTGGCTCGGGGCGATTTAGGGGTTGAAATTGGCGACCCCGAATTGATCGGTGTGCAGAAAAAGCTGATCCGACGATCCAAAGAACTCAATCGCGTGGTGATTACCGCGACACAAATGATGGAGTCCATGATCGAAAATCCCATGCCGACACGCGCCGAAGTCATGGACGTCGCTAACGCGGTTCTCGATGGAACCGATGCGGTAATGCTCTCTGGCGAAACCGCCGCGGGGAAATACCCGGTTGAGACCGTTCGTTCCATGGCGGAAGTGTGCATCGGCGCAGAGAAGATGATTGAAGCTGGTACGCAAAACTACCGAATCGACAAATCGTTCGCAACGGCTGAAGAAACCATTGCCATGTCCACCATTTATGCTGCCAACCATATGGAGGGAGTCAAAGCGATGGTCACCTTAACGGAATCCGGTCGCACCGCGCTGATGACATCTAGACTTAACTCTCTACTGCCCATCTTTGCCCTATCTCCCAACGAACGTACTCTCAATCGCTGTTCGCTCTATCGCGGTGTCACACCGGTTTTCTTTGATACCAAAGTGGAGACAGGCTTCGACGTTGCGCTCGCTGCACTCAATACGCTAAGAAAGAAAAAATTATTGGAATTTGGCGACCTAGTGATTATCACCCAAGGTGACATTATGGATGTAGAAGGCTCGACCAACTGTATGCGGATCCTACCTGTGTTTGAATAA
- a CDS encoding patatin-like phospholipase family protein, whose amino-acid sequence MAINSGIVTNGYINLDTERFAKYQHGKTALVAQGGGQRGIFTAGVLDAFILANFDPFDEFFGTSAGALNLCSYLCRQHGLGKAFITELTTSQEFFNLFSYIRNKQYLGLDWALDKICAYPYKLDLDLGETSLACRQAFASVTDTSTLTDKYLPIFGHNWYQTMLATCAIPKLYSNPVTIGGREYVDGGVSASIPVQEAWRRNARAIIVIRTEPFVLPEKGDVKQSAAAQREEIEWFRRSFGSVQGKWQSRLNRWKDDWSHFFQQQIAASQSEKGEPIRLLNGGRWLFGADNIYRLSHLIGDNFDSGLADMLMVHYQTYTLTRDFLAKPPDDTFVIQITPDGPLRSSSLLSDKKDLLADYELGVQAGNRFITQYESLRQGRVKESLLRLDESQ is encoded by the coding sequence ATGGCAATAAACAGTGGTATTGTCACGAACGGTTACATCAATCTGGATACAGAGCGTTTCGCTAAGTACCAGCATGGGAAAACCGCATTGGTCGCCCAAGGTGGCGGGCAAAGAGGAATTTTCACCGCGGGTGTGCTGGACGCTTTTATTCTGGCCAATTTCGACCCTTTTGATGAGTTCTTTGGAACGTCTGCGGGGGCGTTGAATCTTTGCTCTTATTTATGTCGACAACACGGGCTCGGTAAAGCATTCATTACCGAGTTGACGACGTCTCAAGAATTTTTCAATCTTTTCAGTTACATCAGGAACAAGCAGTACTTAGGGTTGGACTGGGCCTTGGATAAGATCTGCGCTTATCCTTACAAGCTTGACCTAGACCTAGGAGAAACGAGCTTGGCCTGTCGTCAAGCTTTTGCTTCCGTAACCGACACCAGCACACTCACTGATAAATACTTGCCTATCTTTGGGCACAATTGGTATCAAACTATGCTGGCAACTTGTGCGATTCCTAAACTCTATTCCAATCCAGTGACGATTGGCGGGCGCGAATATGTGGATGGCGGTGTATCAGCCTCCATTCCTGTTCAGGAAGCTTGGCGCCGTAACGCCAGAGCCATTATCGTGATTCGAACGGAGCCGTTCGTGTTGCCAGAAAAAGGGGATGTGAAGCAATCGGCCGCAGCGCAGAGAGAGGAAATTGAATGGTTTCGCCGCTCTTTTGGCAGCGTGCAAGGTAAGTGGCAGAGTCGGCTCAATCGATGGAAAGACGACTGGAGTCATTTCTTCCAGCAGCAAATTGCCGCATCCCAAAGTGAGAAAGGAGAGCCGATTCGCTTGCTGAACGGAGGGCGTTGGTTGTTTGGCGCCGATAACATTTATCGTCTCAGCCATCTTATTGGCGATAACTTTGATTCAGGATTGGCGGATATGCTGATGGTACACTATCAGACCTACACCTTAACGCGAGATTTTCTTGCCAAACCGCCAGATGATACCTTTGTGATTCAAATAACGCCGGATGGGCCGCTACGTTCTTCGTCGTTGCTTAGCGATAAAAAAGATCTACTAGCGGATTATGAGTTAGGTGTACAAGCGGGAAATCGGTTTATTACTCAGTACGAATCGCTGCGACAGGGGCGAGTGAAAGAAAGCTTGCTGCGTTTAGATGAAAGCCAGTAA
- a CDS encoding YnhF family membrane protein, which translates to MEHDLKTALIITATVFAVLLSFGFIAIAAA; encoded by the coding sequence ATGGAACACGATCTGAAAACAGCCTTAATCATCACAGCAACTGTGTTTGCGGTTCTACTCTCATTTGGTTTTATTGCGATCGCTGCCGCTTAA
- a CDS encoding porin family protein, producing the protein MLHRSLVLAVISLLITTQVQAQTSNVMITPFLGFIGGGAVEDTSGKSYDLNPSTSYAIALETPLEKGRVGFFYSYQGSDLQGVENQYGFHYLHFQSSIYYPSQSGFTGYLGLGLGSSYADVDWADKKFGFSASIFGGIEYKVSDNLALTAQLRWLGTVVDNDTSGVCTSSEAGQNCVIRFETDWMNQLQSNLGLTFKF; encoded by the coding sequence ATGTTACATAGAAGTCTCGTTTTGGCCGTTATCAGCTTGCTGATCACCACGCAAGTTCAGGCACAAACATCGAATGTGATGATTACGCCGTTTCTTGGTTTCATCGGAGGTGGTGCGGTAGAAGATACCTCGGGTAAAAGCTATGATCTCAACCCTTCGACAAGCTATGCTATTGCCTTAGAAACACCACTTGAGAAAGGTCGTGTCGGTTTTTTCTATTCCTACCAAGGGTCAGATTTGCAAGGTGTCGAAAATCAATACGGCTTTCACTACTTACATTTCCAAAGCAGCATTTACTATCCATCCCAATCTGGGTTCACTGGCTATCTTGGACTCGGGCTAGGTAGTTCCTATGCCGATGTGGATTGGGCGGATAAAAAATTTGGCTTCTCAGCCAGTATATTCGGCGGTATCGAGTATAAAGTAAGTGACAATCTCGCACTCACTGCACAACTGCGCTGGTTAGGTACCGTGGTCGATAATGACACATCAGGTGTTTGTACTTCATCAGAGGCTGGACAGAACTGCGTTATTCGCTTCGAAACCGACTGGATGAATCAGTTACAATCCAACTTGGGATTGACCTTCAAGTTTTAA
- a CDS encoding sodium-dependent transporter, producing MKREQWGSRAGFILAAVGSAIGLGNIWRFPYMAYENGGGAFFIPYLFAMITAGIPFMILEFSMGQKYRGSAPKTLAKIHAKFEWLGWFQVGVAAVIAVYYVAVIGWAISYFGMSFNQSWGTDTNAFFFSEYLGLGDNSPTNLGSIQWKIAIAMLIAWAITYAAIVGGVKSGIERASKIMMPILFIMVLILIGRMIFLPGALDGVNYMFAPDFSKIWDVKVWAAAYGQIFFTLSIGFAIMLAYSSYLPEKSDITNNAFMTVLINCGFSILAGIMIFSVLGYMAQEQGKPLTEVVSAGVGLAFVTLPAAINLLPAPYILGPLFFFALVVAGLSSHISIMEAVTSAIIDKLNWSRKKAATVVVGVGVVVSMAFATNGGLLLLDLVDHFANNIGIMFGGLVEIVLMAWLLNKVADVRGYVNNISDFTIGIWFDVCLKFITPAVLAVILATKLQALLTEGYGGYDLTLGWAVIGALFIFGFAINLSNRKEA from the coding sequence ATGAAGCGAGAACAATGGGGATCCCGTGCGGGATTCATCTTAGCCGCTGTAGGTTCAGCAATAGGTTTGGGAAACATCTGGCGTTTTCCGTATATGGCCTATGAAAATGGTGGTGGCGCATTTTTTATTCCTTACCTTTTTGCCATGATCACCGCGGGTATTCCATTCATGATCCTTGAGTTCAGTATGGGGCAAAAATACCGTGGCTCAGCGCCAAAAACACTCGCTAAAATCCATGCTAAGTTTGAGTGGCTGGGTTGGTTCCAAGTTGGTGTTGCCGCCGTGATTGCGGTTTATTATGTCGCTGTAATTGGTTGGGCAATTTCTTACTTTGGTATGTCTTTCAATCAAAGTTGGGGAACGGATACAAACGCTTTCTTCTTTAGTGAGTATCTTGGTCTAGGTGATAACTCACCCACTAACTTAGGTAGTATTCAGTGGAAGATTGCGATTGCTATGTTGATTGCTTGGGCAATCACTTATGCAGCGATTGTGGGCGGGGTAAAATCCGGCATTGAGCGGGCTTCCAAGATCATGATGCCTATTCTGTTCATCATGGTGCTGATTCTGATTGGACGCATGATTTTCCTACCTGGCGCTCTAGATGGCGTGAACTATATGTTTGCTCCCGACTTTAGCAAAATTTGGGATGTCAAAGTTTGGGCAGCAGCTTACGGACAGATCTTCTTTACCCTGAGTATCGGCTTTGCCATCATGCTGGCTTACTCAAGTTATTTGCCAGAGAAATCAGACATCACAAATAATGCCTTTATGACGGTGTTAATTAACTGTGGTTTCTCTATCCTAGCAGGCATCATGATTTTCTCGGTGCTTGGTTACATGGCGCAAGAACAAGGCAAACCACTTACTGAAGTCGTCTCTGCGGGTGTGGGGCTGGCGTTTGTGACGCTTCCAGCGGCGATCAACCTACTGCCTGCGCCTTATATCTTAGGCCCACTGTTCTTCTTCGCTCTTGTCGTGGCTGGTTTAAGCTCACACATCTCGATTATGGAAGCAGTAACGTCCGCTATCATCGACAAACTTAACTGGAGCCGTAAAAAGGCTGCAACTGTTGTAGTGGGTGTTGGTGTGGTGGTTTCAATGGCCTTTGCAACCAATGGTGGCCTGTTACTACTGGATTTGGTCGACCACTTTGCCAATAACATCGGCATTATGTTCGGTGGTCTGGTGGAGATTGTATTAATGGCATGGCTACTTAACAAAGTGGCAGACGTCCGTGGCTATGTGAACAATATTTCGGACTTCACCATCGGCATTTGGTTCGATGTTTGCTTGAAGTTCATCACACCAGCGGTATTGGCAGTGATTCTGGCAACCAAGCTGCAGGCTCTGCTCACCGAAGGTTATGGTGGTTACGATCTGACACTGGGTTGGGCCGTTATCGGTGCTCTGTTTATCTTTGGCTTTGCCATCAACTTAAGCAATCGTAAGGAAGCATGA
- a CDS encoding MetS family NSS transporter small subunit, which yields MTTGAIVMMIIGLGITWGGAAICIKRAMDK from the coding sequence ATGACAACTGGTGCAATCGTCATGATGATTATTGGCCTAGGAATTACCTGGGGTGGCGCGGCAATTTGCATTAAGCGCGCAATGGATAAGTAA